A single Methylobacterium sp. 17Sr1-1 DNA region contains:
- a CDS encoding TonB-dependent siderophore receptor, producing MSQHPRSPSRPSRRPSFRSLLLSGLATGLAAAPALAQQQEAIKLDEISVSAPQAPRSVGAPAEASATSGGGGGPSGVQGYTARVSPTATKTNTPLIETPQSVSVVTREQLDDRNVQTLNEAINYTPGVASNVFGYDPRFDAFYIRGFSVTNIGIYRDGLRQPSSPFGIPRVEPYGLDAITILRGPAGGLYGLGSPGGIVDLTSKRPTSVPFGEVWLQGGNYDRAQGNFDLGGPVEGSDGTLLYRLTGLVRQSGTFLPGSTDDRAMIAPALTWRPSTDTSVTLLAEYLNNTVPGNTSFYSSYADPRFQKSRIFSGDPAFQNFNTEQARIGYAFEHKFTPDIVFRQNFRYYHVDADLRYTQIDALSDDLARASRSTGRITNVLDTISLDNQIEIRGATGPVRHDLVAGLDYTYSTYGQRMGFGAAPDLQIGGLVRPNYGAQVIAAPVLGTATRLTQSQLGTYVQDQAKFGRFILTLTGRHDSVATANETAGDPTNRTASSDRAFSGRVGLNYLLTDELVPYVSYATTFAPQLGLDRLGQAFQPTRGNQLEGGVKFNVPGTSVFLNMAVFDITQTNVLVPDPVNPLLYTAAVGEVKSRGAELEATANLGPGINLTAAYSHVDIRTTKNPGSPETVGLALSGIPGNTFRLFATYAFPTASPLSGFSLGGGVRYAGTSPANDVIGSFRNSTVTLFDAVAAFDFARIDPRLKGMRAQVNVSNLLDRTYFNCQAGACYRGQPRQILGSLIYRW from the coding sequence ATGAGCCAGCATCCCCGGTCCCCCTCCCGTCCGTCGCGCCGGCCCTCCTTCCGCTCGCTGCTCCTCTCCGGTCTGGCGACCGGGCTCGCCGCGGCGCCGGCGCTCGCGCAGCAGCAGGAGGCGATCAAGCTCGACGAGATCTCGGTCTCCGCGCCGCAGGCGCCGCGGAGCGTCGGCGCGCCGGCGGAGGCCTCGGCCACCAGCGGCGGAGGCGGGGGCCCGAGCGGGGTGCAGGGCTACACCGCCCGGGTGTCGCCCACCGCCACCAAGACCAACACGCCGCTGATCGAGACGCCGCAATCGGTCTCGGTCGTCACCCGCGAGCAGCTCGACGACCGCAACGTCCAGACGCTCAACGAGGCGATCAACTACACGCCGGGCGTCGCCTCGAACGTGTTCGGCTACGATCCGCGCTTCGACGCGTTCTACATCCGCGGCTTCAGCGTCACGAATATCGGCATCTACCGCGACGGGCTGCGCCAGCCCTCCTCGCCGTTCGGTATCCCGCGGGTCGAGCCCTACGGCCTCGACGCCATCACCATCCTGCGCGGACCGGCGGGCGGGCTCTACGGCCTCGGCTCGCCCGGCGGCATCGTCGACCTGACCTCGAAGCGCCCGACCTCCGTGCCGTTCGGCGAGGTCTGGCTGCAGGGCGGCAACTACGACCGCGCGCAAGGCAACTTCGATCTCGGCGGCCCCGTGGAGGGCAGCGACGGCACGCTCCTCTACCGCCTGACCGGTCTCGTGCGGCAGAGCGGCACCTTCCTGCCCGGCAGCACCGACGACCGGGCGATGATCGCCCCGGCGCTCACCTGGCGCCCTTCGACGGACACCAGCGTCACGCTGCTGGCCGAGTACCTGAACAACACGGTGCCGGGAAACACCTCGTTCTACTCCAGCTACGCCGATCCGCGCTTCCAGAAGAGCCGGATCTTCTCCGGCGATCCGGCGTTCCAGAACTTCAACACCGAGCAGGCCCGGATCGGCTACGCCTTCGAGCACAAATTCACGCCCGACATCGTCTTCCGTCAGAATTTTCGGTATTACCACGTCGATGCCGACCTGCGGTACACGCAGATCGACGCCCTGAGCGACGATCTCGCCCGGGCCTCGCGCAGCACCGGTCGCATCACCAACGTCCTCGACACGATCTCCCTCGACAACCAGATCGAGATCCGCGGCGCCACCGGCCCGGTGCGGCACGACCTCGTCGCCGGCCTGGACTACACTTATTCCACCTACGGCCAGCGCATGGGCTTCGGCGCGGCACCGGACCTGCAGATCGGCGGCCTGGTGCGGCCGAATTACGGGGCGCAGGTCATCGCCGCGCCGGTGCTCGGCACCGCCACGCGGCTGACGCAGTCGCAGCTCGGCACCTACGTGCAGGACCAGGCGAAGTTCGGCCGCTTCATCCTGACCCTCACCGGCCGGCACGACAGCGTCGCGACCGCGAACGAGACCGCCGGCGACCCGACGAATCGCACCGCGAGCTCCGACCGGGCCTTCAGCGGCCGCGTCGGCCTCAATTACCTGCTCACCGACGAGCTGGTGCCGTATGTCAGCTACGCCACCACCTTCGCGCCCCAGCTCGGCCTCGACCGGCTCGGGCAGGCGTTTCAGCCGACCAGGGGCAACCAGCTCGAAGGCGGCGTGAAGTTCAACGTGCCGGGCACCAGCGTCTTCCTCAACATGGCGGTGTTCGACATCACCCAGACCAACGTGCTCGTGCCGGACCCGGTCAACCCGCTCCTCTACACGGCGGCGGTCGGCGAGGTGAAGTCCCGCGGCGCCGAGCTCGAGGCGACGGCCAATCTCGGCCCCGGCATCAACCTCACCGCCGCCTACAGCCACGTCGACATCCGCACGACGAAGAACCCCGGCAGCCCGGAGACGGTCGGCCTCGCCCTCTCGGGCATCCCCGGCAACACCTTCCGGCTGTTTGCCACCTACGCCTTCCCGACCGCGTCGCCCTTGAGCGGCTTCAGCCTCGGCGGCGGCGTGCGCTACGCCGGCACCAGCCCGGCCAACGACGTGATCGGCAGTTTTCGCAATTCCACCGTGACCCTGTTCGACGCGGTGGCGGCTTTCGATTTCGCCCGGATCGATCCGCGGCTGAAGGGCATGCGGGCGCAGGTCAACGTCTCGAACCTCCTCGACCGCACCTACTTCAACTGCCAGGCCGGCGCCTGCTATCGCGGCCAGCCGCGGCAGATCCTGGGGAGCCTGATCTATCGGTGGTGA
- the rsfS gene encoding ribosome silencing factor produces the protein MRSVALACLEDMKAEDTVEIDLVGRTSIADAMIITSGRSQRHVGSIADKVIQEFKGRGFGNPRVEGMPACDWVLIDAGDILIHVFRPEVRHFYNLEKIWGADRPADRLAG, from the coding sequence ATGAGGTCGGTTGCCCTCGCCTGCCTTGAGGACATGAAGGCCGAGGACACCGTCGAGATCGACCTCGTCGGCAGGACTTCGATCGCCGACGCCATGATCATCACCTCCGGCCGCTCCCAGCGCCATGTCGGTTCCATCGCCGACAAGGTGATCCAGGAGTTCAAGGGCCGCGGCTTCGGCAATCCTCGGGTCGAGGGCATGCCGGCCTGCGACTGGGTGCTGATCGACGCCGGCGACATCCTGATCCACGTCTTCCGGCCCGAGGTTCGGCACTTCTACAACCTGGAGAAAATCTGGGGCGCCGACCGGCCGGCCGACCGCCTCGCCGGCTGA
- a CDS encoding glutathione S-transferase N-terminal domain-containing protein codes for MSDTLTLYYSPGACSLAPHIALEETGAPFEAVKVDFATAEQRGGRYLAINQKGRVPALVEGEWVLTENPAILRYIARRHPQAGLWPEDPREEARCAEWLAWISSTIHPAYAHIRRAERYATDPAAIEDVKAKGHETCADLWTMIEVGLSRGGWALGERYSVADPYLLVFWHWGRGQVLGYDMARQFPYWTDHARRMAERPAVQRAFAREGLPLPA; via the coding sequence TTGTCCGACACCCTCACGCTCTACTACTCGCCGGGCGCCTGCTCGCTCGCGCCCCACATCGCCCTGGAGGAGACCGGTGCGCCGTTCGAGGCGGTGAAGGTCGATTTCGCCACCGCCGAGCAGCGCGGCGGGCGCTATCTCGCCATCAACCAGAAGGGCCGGGTGCCGGCGCTCGTCGAAGGCGAGTGGGTGCTGACCGAGAACCCGGCGATCCTGCGCTACATCGCCCGGCGGCACCCCCAGGCGGGCTTGTGGCCGGAGGACCCGCGCGAGGAGGCGCGGTGCGCCGAGTGGCTCGCCTGGATCTCCTCCACCATCCACCCGGCCTACGCCCATATCCGCCGGGCCGAGCGCTACGCCACCGATCCGGCGGCGATCGAGGACGTGAAGGCCAAGGGCCACGAGACCTGCGCCGATCTCTGGACGATGATCGAGGTCGGGCTGTCGCGCGGCGGCTGGGCTTTGGGCGAGCGTTACAGCGTCGCCGATCCCTACCTCCTGGTATTCTGGCACTGGGGCCGCGGCCAGGTGCTCGGCTACGACATGGCCCGGCAGTTCCCCTACTGGACCGACCACGCCCGCCGCATGGCCGAGCGCCCCGCCGTGCAGCGCGCCTTCGCCCGCGAGGGGCTGCCGCTGCCGGCTTAG
- a CDS encoding FTR1 family protein → MADGSTFVQAFTILFREGLEALLVVAALAAFLRRAGAAERIRPVYAGAGLAVLASFGMAWVFEAFFDGNHNDLIEAGVILVAAGLMFTMSGWLFLRQDPAAWKAEINRMAERAMGAGTLLSLAGIAFLAVFREGAETVLFLHALARTAGGFDVSLLSGLAVAVAALAVVFVAMQWLALRLPLRPVFLLTSAFLFVMGLRMVGAAIQEFQEQVLVPVHNDGVPDLVTELGFNGSWEALSVQGAIVLCALVWLVMRRARPAAGVAARPQVSA, encoded by the coding sequence ATGGCCGACGGATCCACCTTCGTGCAGGCCTTCACCATCCTGTTCCGCGAGGGGCTGGAGGCGCTGCTGGTGGTGGCGGCGCTCGCGGCGTTCCTGCGCCGGGCCGGGGCGGCGGAGCGCATCCGCCCGGTCTATGCCGGCGCCGGCCTCGCGGTGCTGGCGAGCTTCGGCATGGCCTGGGTGTTCGAGGCCTTCTTCGACGGCAACCACAACGACCTGATCGAGGCCGGCGTCATCCTGGTCGCCGCCGGGCTGATGTTCACGATGAGCGGCTGGCTCTTCCTGCGCCAGGATCCGGCGGCCTGGAAGGCCGAGATCAACCGCATGGCCGAGCGGGCGATGGGCGCCGGCACGCTCCTGTCGCTGGCCGGCATCGCCTTCCTGGCGGTGTTCCGCGAGGGCGCCGAGACGGTCCTGTTCCTGCACGCCCTCGCCCGCACCGCCGGCGGCTTCGACGTCTCGCTCCTGAGCGGGCTCGCGGTCGCCGTCGCCGCCCTCGCGGTGGTGTTCGTGGCGATGCAGTGGCTGGCGCTGCGCCTGCCCCTGCGGCCGGTCTTCCTGCTCACCTCGGCCTTCCTGTTCGTGATGGGCCTGCGGATGGTCGGCGCGGCGATCCAGGAATTCCAGGAGCAGGTGCTCGTGCCGGTGCACAATGACGGGGTGCCGGACCTCGTCACCGAGCTCGGCTTCAACGGCAGCTGGGAGGCCTTGAGCGTGCAGGGCGCGATCGTGCTCTGCGCCCTCGTCTGGCTCGTGATGCGCCGCGCCCGCCCGGCGGCCGGCGTGGCGGCGCGCCCGCAGGTTTCCGCCTGA
- a CDS encoding pilus assembly protein TadG-related protein, with amino-acid sequence MVVIFALVAPVLLGIIGLGVDYTSWVLQRTTLQQAADAAALAVMSDIQVAGASQQRMQSLARSYVDGTVKLERGDGPVSVVTLAVARERSGGPFVPAGWTPGARAPTGVKVTLTQRKHAIMSRLVTPHLTDITVSATAEAVGSSKLCVLGLASRGGTTIQLKDNARIDADDCVVYSLSPYAGGLAASEQSVIAATRTCTVGGFQGDNRISGRFR; translated from the coding sequence GTGGTGGTCATCTTCGCCCTGGTCGCGCCGGTCCTGCTGGGTATCATCGGGCTCGGGGTCGATTACACGTCCTGGGTGCTGCAACGGACGACGCTGCAGCAGGCGGCCGACGCCGCAGCCCTCGCGGTCATGTCCGATATCCAGGTCGCTGGGGCGAGCCAGCAGCGGATGCAGTCGCTGGCACGCTCCTATGTCGACGGTACCGTGAAGCTGGAGCGCGGCGACGGGCCTGTGTCGGTCGTGACCCTGGCGGTGGCTCGCGAGCGCTCGGGCGGGCCGTTCGTGCCGGCGGGCTGGACGCCCGGCGCGCGGGCACCGACCGGGGTCAAGGTGACGCTGACGCAGCGCAAGCACGCGATCATGAGCCGTCTCGTGACGCCGCACCTCACCGACATCACCGTCTCGGCCACCGCCGAGGCGGTGGGGTCCTCCAAGCTCTGCGTCCTGGGGCTGGCGTCGAGGGGAGGCACCACCATCCAGCTCAAGGACAACGCGAGGATCGATGCCGACGACTGCGTGGTCTACTCCCTGTCTCCCTATGCCGGAGGGCTTGCAGCAAGCGAACAGAGCGTGATCGCCGCGACGAGAACATGTACGGTCGGTGGCTTTCAGGGGGACAATCGAATTTCAGGCCGCTTCCGGTGA
- the rlmH gene encoding 23S rRNA (pseudouridine(1915)-N(3))-methyltransferase RlmH: MRLALVAVGRLKRGPERDLAEEYRGRADALGRSLGFSAVQATEIPESRARRAPDRCAEEAGAILAAVPPGAALVVLDEGGKAVTSLGFADQLGAWRDGGRPGLAIVIGGADGLDPSVRARADLVFAFGAATLPHGLVRVLALEQLYRAMTILSGHPYHRGAP, from the coding sequence ATGCGGCTCGCCCTCGTCGCGGTGGGCCGCCTCAAGCGCGGCCCCGAGCGCGACCTCGCCGAGGAGTATCGCGGCCGCGCCGACGCGCTCGGCCGGAGCCTCGGCTTCTCCGCCGTGCAAGCGACCGAGATCCCGGAGAGCCGGGCCCGGCGTGCGCCGGACCGCTGCGCCGAGGAAGCCGGCGCGATCCTGGCGGCGGTCCCGCCCGGCGCCGCCCTGGTCGTCCTCGACGAGGGCGGCAAGGCGGTGACGAGCCTCGGCTTCGCCGACCAGCTCGGCGCCTGGCGCGACGGCGGCCGGCCCGGTCTCGCCATCGTGATTGGCGGCGCCGACGGCCTCGACCCTAGTGTGAGAGCAAGAGCCGACCTCGTCTTCGCCTTCGGGGCCGCCACCCTGCCGCACGGCCTCGTCCGGGTCCTGGCCCTCGAGCAGCTCTACCGGGCCATGACGATCCTCTCCGGCCACCCCTATCACCGCGGCGCCCCGTGA
- a CDS encoding DUF924 family protein — protein sequence MTQGATPAELIEFWREAGFDRWFTADPGFDAACRDYRPLHEAAARGDLAAWEATPEGALAVVLLLDQIPRNLFRGTPRAFATDALALAAAERALARGHDRAIEPALRIFLYMPLTHAEDPGLQERSVALFTALGLPVHREAAVEHRDLIRRFGRFPHRNAVLGRPETAAEREYLAGEDAFRG from the coding sequence ATGACGCAAGGGGCGACGCCCGCCGAACTGATCGAATTCTGGCGCGAGGCCGGGTTCGACCGCTGGTTCACCGCCGATCCGGGTTTCGACGCCGCCTGCCGGGATTACCGGCCCCTGCACGAGGCGGCGGCGCGCGGCGACCTCGCGGCCTGGGAGGCCACGCCGGAGGGGGCGCTCGCCGTCGTGCTGCTCCTCGACCAGATCCCGCGCAACCTGTTTCGCGGCACGCCGCGGGCCTTCGCGACCGACGCGCTCGCGCTGGCGGCGGCCGAGCGCGCGCTCGCCCGCGGGCACGACCGGGCGATCGAGCCGGCCCTGCGCATCTTCCTCTACATGCCCCTGACCCATGCGGAGGATCCGGGCTTGCAGGAGCGCAGCGTCGCGCTGTTCACCGCGCTCGGCTTGCCCGTGCACCGGGAGGCGGCGGTCGAGCACCGCGACCTGATCCGCCGCTTCGGCCGCTTTCCCCACCGCAACGCGGTGCTCGGCCGCCCCGAGACGGCGGCCGAGCGGGAATACCTGGCGGGCGAGGACGCGTTCCGGGGCTGA
- a CDS encoding nicotinate-nucleotide adenylyltransferase, producing MIVRLPPLAPGLRVGLYGGSFNPAHAGHRHVSRLALRRLALDRVWWLVSPGNPLKDRRHLPETAARAEGARAVARDPRIAVTGFEAGLGIRYTVETLTWLTARHPEVRFVWIMGADSLASFHRWRGWREIAARMPFAVIDRPGYTLKAMASPAARTLAGSRIDAAAAATLAGRSPPAWVFLHGPRNGLSSTALRAADPGRSARPAR from the coding sequence GTGATCGTGCGCCTGCCGCCCCTCGCCCCGGGCCTGCGGGTCGGCCTCTACGGCGGCTCGTTCAACCCGGCCCATGCCGGCCACCGGCATGTCAGCCGGCTGGCCCTGCGGCGCCTCGCCCTCGACCGGGTCTGGTGGCTGGTGAGCCCCGGCAACCCGCTGAAGGACCGTCGGCACCTGCCCGAGACCGCGGCCCGCGCCGAGGGCGCCCGGGCGGTGGCGCGCGATCCCCGGATCGCCGTCACCGGGTTCGAGGCGGGCTTAGGCATCCGCTACACCGTCGAGACCCTGACCTGGCTGACGGCGCGCCACCCGGAGGTCCGCTTCGTCTGGATCATGGGCGCCGACAGCCTGGCGAGCTTCCACCGCTGGCGCGGCTGGCGCGAGATCGCCGCCCGGATGCCGTTCGCGGTGATCGATCGGCCGGGCTACACCCTCAAGGCCATGGCCTCTCCCGCCGCCCGGACGCTCGCCGGATCGCGCATCGACGCGGCCGCCGCCGCGACCCTGGCCGGCCGGTCGCCGCCCGCCTGGGTCTTCCTGCACGGGCCGCGCAACGGCCTGTCCTCCACGGCTTTGCGCGCCGCCGACCCTGGTCGTTCGGCCCGACCCGCGCGCTGA
- the lepA gene encoding translation elongation factor 4: MTASPIDNIRNFSIVAHIDHGKSTLADRLIQITGAVAARDMSEQMLDSMDIEKERGITIKAQTVRLEYKAHDGRDYVLNLMDTPGHVDFAYEVSRSLAACEGSLLVVDASQGVEAQTLANVYQALDANHEIVPVLNKIDLPAAEPDRVKEQIEEVIGIDAKDAVPISAKTGLNIEAVLEAIVTRLPPPKGDRAAPLKALLVDSWYDVYLGVVVLVRIVDGVLKKGMTIRMMGADAAYGVERLGVFRPKMQDMAELGPGEVGFFTGSIKEVADTRVGDTITEDKRKTKEAMPGFKPVQPVVFCGLFPVDAADFENLRGAMGKLRLNDASFSYEMETSAALGFGFRCGFLGLLHLEIIQERLEREFNLDLISTAPSVVYHLNMSDGEQRELHNPADMPDVMKIDTIEEPWIRATIMTPDEYLGGVLKLCQDRRGTQIDLNYVGKRAMVVYDLPLNEVVFDFYDRLKSISKGYASFDYHISDYREGDLVKMSILVNAEPVDALSMLVHRTRAESRGRAMCEKLKDLIPRHLFQIPVQAAIGGKIIARETIRALSKDVTAKCYGGDISRKRKLLDKQKEGKKRMRQFGKVEIPQEAFIAALKMDS; the protein is encoded by the coding sequence ATGACCGCGTCCCCCATCGACAACATCCGCAACTTCTCGATCGTCGCCCATATCGACCACGGCAAGTCGACGCTCGCCGACCGGCTGATCCAGATCACCGGCGCGGTCGCGGCGCGCGACATGAGCGAGCAGATGCTCGACTCGATGGACATCGAGAAGGAGCGCGGCATCACCATCAAGGCGCAGACCGTGCGCCTGGAATACAAGGCGCATGACGGGCGCGACTACGTCCTCAACCTGATGGACACTCCCGGCCACGTCGACTTCGCCTACGAGGTGTCGCGCTCGCTCGCCGCCTGCGAGGGCTCGCTGCTGGTCGTCGACGCCTCGCAGGGCGTCGAGGCGCAGACGCTGGCCAACGTCTACCAGGCGCTCGACGCCAACCACGAGATCGTCCCGGTCCTCAACAAGATCGACCTGCCGGCGGCCGAGCCCGACCGGGTCAAGGAGCAGATCGAGGAGGTGATCGGCATCGACGCGAAGGACGCGGTGCCGATCTCGGCCAAGACCGGCCTCAACATCGAGGCGGTGCTGGAGGCGATCGTCACCCGCCTGCCGCCGCCGAAGGGCGACCGGGCGGCGCCGCTGAAGGCCCTGCTGGTCGATTCCTGGTACGACGTCTATCTCGGCGTCGTGGTGCTGGTGCGCATCGTCGACGGCGTGCTCAAGAAGGGCATGACGATCCGCATGATGGGCGCGGACGCGGCCTACGGCGTCGAGCGCCTCGGCGTGTTCCGGCCCAAGATGCAGGACATGGCCGAACTCGGCCCCGGCGAGGTCGGCTTCTTCACCGGCTCGATCAAGGAGGTCGCCGACACCCGCGTCGGCGACACCATCACCGAGGACAAGCGCAAGACCAAGGAGGCGATGCCGGGCTTCAAGCCGGTGCAGCCGGTGGTGTTCTGCGGCCTGTTCCCGGTCGACGCCGCCGACTTCGAGAATCTTCGCGGCGCGATGGGCAAGCTCCGGCTCAACGACGCCTCGTTCTCCTACGAGATGGAGACCTCCGCCGCGCTCGGCTTCGGCTTCCGCTGCGGCTTCCTCGGGCTCCTCCACCTCGAGATCATCCAGGAGCGGCTGGAGCGCGAGTTCAACCTCGACCTGATCTCGACCGCGCCGAGCGTGGTCTACCACCTCAACATGTCCGACGGCGAGCAGCGCGAGCTGCACAACCCGGCCGACATGCCCGACGTGATGAAGATCGACACGATCGAGGAGCCCTGGATCCGCGCCACGATCATGACGCCGGACGAGTATCTCGGCGGCGTGCTCAAGCTGTGCCAGGACCGGCGCGGCACCCAGATCGACCTCAACTACGTCGGCAAGCGCGCCATGGTCGTCTACGACCTGCCGCTCAACGAGGTCGTGTTCGACTTCTACGACCGGCTGAAGTCGATCTCGAAGGGCTACGCCTCGTTCGACTACCACATCTCGGATTACCGCGAGGGCGACCTCGTGAAGATGTCGATCCTCGTCAATGCCGAGCCGGTCGACGCGCTTTCGATGCTGGTCCACCGCACCCGCGCCGAGAGCCGCGGCCGGGCGATGTGCGAGAAGCTGAAGGACCTGATTCCGCGCCACCTGTTCCAGATCCCGGTCCAGGCGGCGATCGGCGGCAAGATCATCGCCCGCGAGACCATCCGGGCCCTGTCGAAGGACGTCACCGCCAAGTGCTACGGCGGCGACATCTCCCGCAAGCGCAAGCTCCTCGACAAGCAGAAGGAGGGCAAGAAGCGCATGCGCCAGTTCGGCAAGGTCGAGATCCCGCAGGAGGCGTTCATCGCCGCCCTCAAGATGGACAGCTGA
- a CDS encoding glutamate-5-semialdehyde dehydrogenase, translated as MREIGRRARAAARRMAVVPGPAKDEALREAARALREAGAAILEANAADMAEARAKGLPAATLDRLALNPARIEAIAEALESVAGLPDPVGRRLATYERPNGLTIERVATPLGVVGVIFESRPNVTADAGALCLKAGNAAILRAGSESHRSATAIAEAMIAGLTRTGLPADAIQLVPTRDRAAVGAMLTGLDGAIDVIVPRGGKGLVARVQDEARVPVFAHLEGICHVFVHAAADLAMARSVVRNSKLRRTGVCGAAETLLVDRACAATHLAPLVTDLLDAGCAVRGDDAARAVDSRVTPATEEDWRTEYLDAIISVRVVDGLDAAIDHIEGYGSHHTDSILTEDEAAAGRFLAEVDSAIVVHNASTQFADGGEFGFGAEIGIATGRMHARGPVGVEQLTTFKYRVRGAGQIRP; from the coding sequence ATGCGCGAGATCGGCCGGCGCGCCCGCGCCGCCGCGCGCCGGATGGCGGTCGTCCCAGGCCCGGCCAAGGACGAGGCGCTGCGCGAGGCGGCGCGCGCCTTGCGCGAGGCGGGCGCGGCGATCCTCGAGGCCAACGCCGCCGACATGGCGGAGGCGCGCGCCAAGGGCCTGCCCGCCGCCACCCTCGATCGCCTGGCGCTGAACCCCGCCCGGATCGAGGCGATCGCCGAGGCCCTGGAGAGCGTCGCCGGCCTGCCCGATCCCGTCGGGCGCCGGCTCGCCACCTACGAGCGGCCGAACGGCCTGACGATCGAGCGGGTGGCGACGCCGCTCGGCGTCGTCGGGGTGATCTTCGAGAGCCGCCCCAACGTCACGGCGGATGCCGGCGCGCTCTGCCTCAAGGCCGGCAACGCCGCGATCCTGCGCGCCGGCTCGGAGAGCCACCGCAGCGCCACCGCCATCGCCGAGGCGATGATCGCGGGCCTGACCCGGACCGGCCTGCCGGCCGACGCGATCCAGCTCGTGCCGACCCGCGACCGCGCGGCGGTCGGCGCGATGCTCACCGGCCTCGACGGCGCCATCGACGTGATCGTGCCCCGCGGCGGCAAGGGCCTGGTGGCCCGGGTGCAGGACGAGGCGCGGGTGCCGGTCTTCGCCCATCTCGAGGGGATCTGCCACGTCTTCGTGCACGCGGCCGCCGACCTCGCCATGGCTCGCTCGGTCGTGCGCAACAGCAAGCTGCGCCGCACCGGCGTCTGCGGCGCCGCCGAGACGCTGCTGGTCGACCGCGCCTGCGCGGCCACCCACCTCGCGCCCCTGGTGACCGACCTGCTCGACGCCGGCTGCGCCGTGCGCGGCGACGACGCGGCACGCGCCGTCGATTCCCGGGTGACGCCGGCGACCGAGGAGGATTGGCGCACCGAGTACCTCGACGCGATCATTTCCGTGCGGGTGGTCGACGGGCTGGACGCCGCCATCGACCACATCGAGGGATACGGCTCGCACCACACCGACTCGATCCTGACCGAGGACGAGGCGGCGGCCGGACGCTTCCTCGCGGAGGTCGATTCGGCGATCGTGGTCCACAACGCCTCGACCCAGTTCGCCGACGGCGGCGAGTTCGGCTTCGGCGCCGAGATCGGCATCGCCACCGGGCGGATGCACGCGCGTGGGCCGGTCGGCGTCGAGCAGCTCACCACCTTCAAGTACCGGGTGCGCGGCGCCGGGCAGATCCGCCCGTGA
- the ilvC gene encoding ketol-acid reductoisomerase: MRVYYDRDADINLIKGKKVVIVGYGSQGHAHALNLRDSGVKDVVIALRKGSASAKKAEAEGFTVKEVADAAKDADVVMMLTPDELQGEIYRDSLQANMKQGAALLFAHGLNVHFNLIEPRADLDVLMVAPKGPGHTVRSEYLRGGGVPTLIAIAQDASGNAHDLGLSYASANGGGRAGIIETTFKEECETDLFGEQVVLCGGLVELIKAGFETLVEGGYAPEMAYFECLHEVKLIVDLIYEGGIANMNYSISNTAEYGEYVTGPRIITPETKAEMKRVLTDIQNGTFTRNWMLENKVNQTSFKATRARNAAHPIEEVGERLRGMMPWIKEKALVDKAKN; encoded by the coding sequence ATGCGGGTCTATTACGATCGTGATGCCGACATCAATCTGATCAAGGGCAAGAAGGTCGTCATCGTCGGCTACGGCAGCCAGGGCCACGCCCACGCGCTGAACTTGCGCGATTCGGGCGTGAAGGACGTGGTGATCGCGCTCCGCAAGGGCTCGGCCAGCGCCAAGAAGGCCGAGGCCGAGGGCTTCACGGTCAAGGAGGTCGCCGACGCCGCCAAGGACGCGGACGTCGTCATGATGCTGACCCCGGACGAGCTTCAGGGCGAGATCTACCGCGACTCGCTCCAGGCCAACATGAAGCAGGGCGCCGCCCTGCTGTTCGCCCACGGCCTCAACGTGCACTTCAACCTGATCGAGCCGCGCGCCGACCTCGACGTGCTGATGGTCGCTCCGAAGGGCCCCGGCCACACCGTGCGCTCGGAGTACCTGCGCGGCGGCGGCGTGCCGACCCTGATCGCCATCGCCCAGGACGCCTCCGGCAACGCCCACGACCTCGGCCTGTCCTACGCCTCCGCCAATGGCGGCGGCCGCGCCGGCATCATCGAGACCACCTTCAAGGAAGAGTGCGAGACCGACCTGTTCGGCGAGCAGGTCGTGCTCTGCGGCGGCCTCGTCGAGCTGATCAAGGCCGGCTTCGAGACCCTGGTCGAGGGCGGCTACGCCCCCGAGATGGCCTATTTCGAGTGCCTCCACGAGGTGAAGCTGATCGTCGACCTCATCTACGAGGGCGGCATCGCCAACATGAACTACTCGATCTCGAACACCGCCGAGTACGGCGAGTACGTGACCGGCCCGCGCATCATCACGCCCGAGACCAAGGCCGAGATGAAGCGCGTCCTGACCGACATCCAGAACGGCACCTTCACCCGCAACTGGATGCTGGAGAACAAGGTCAACCAGACCTCGTTCAAGGCCACCCGCGCCCGCAACGCCGCCCACCCGATCGAGGAGGTCGGCGAGCGCCTCCGCGGCATGATGCCGTGGATCAAGGAGAAGGCCCTGGTCGACAAGGCCAAGAACTAA